From the genome of Phyllostomus discolor isolate MPI-MPIP mPhyDis1 chromosome 12, mPhyDis1.pri.v3, whole genome shotgun sequence, one region includes:
- the LOC114510802 gene encoding LOW QUALITY PROTEIN: zinc finger protein interacting with ribonucleoprotein K-like (The sequence of the model RefSeq protein was modified relative to this genomic sequence to represent the inferred CDS: inserted 1 base in 1 codon; deleted 1 base in 1 codon), with amino-acid sequence MLENLSLIASLVCCHTMENEETPEESVSVEALSQVGPSIQKTHPCEKCVPMLKDILYLADLPGNKPYFVGACANLHELQKHFSTEKSQVDRASFVKSCIFHVSGNPFTCRKVKKEFPATFDLFHHQFISSSEKPNKISKCGELLHGRKYHYRLHECGKASSHKCSLYHLRVSTRKRDSQSNKYGKTFCYKYSLVQLQRIHTGERPFECSECGKSFRQXATLIIHQRVHTGERPYECDECGKSFSQCSNLMSTAGFTVEKRPFECEECGKSFGCKSNLVPHQRTHTGERPYKCNECGKFFRQSFTLIQHRRIHTTAKPFECGQCGKIIGRRAIFTKHQRIHTGERPYKCGECEKCFSRSTSLIQHYSIHTGARPYQCGQCGKSFRQKSVLLQHQVVHSGERPYECSKCDKAFSQCSASISTKISHHGEAS; translated from the exons ATGTTGGAGAACTTGTCACTTATAGCGTCGCTGG tttGTTGTCATACAATGGAGAATGaagagacacctgaggagagtgTTTCTGTAGAAGCTTTGTCACAGGTGGGTCCATCCATCCAGAAGACTCACCCCTGTGAGAAGTGTGTCCCAATGCTGAAAGACATTTTGTACCTGGCTGATCTACCTGGAAACAAACCATACTTTGTTGGGGCATGTGCAAACCTACACGAGCTTCAGAAGCATTTCAGTACAGAGAAAAGCCAGGTAGATAGG GCATCGTTTGTAAAGAGCTGCATATTCCATGTGTCAGGGAATCCCTTCACCTGTAGGAAGGTTAAGAAAGAGTTCCCGGCCACTTTTGACCTTTTCCACCACCAGTTCATTTCCAGTAGTGAGAAGCCAAACAAAATCTCCAAGTGTGGGGAGTTACTTCATGGCAGAAAGTATCATTACAGGTTGCATGAATGTGGGAAAGCTTCTAGCCACAAATGCAGTCTTTACCACCTGAGAGTCTCCACTAGAAAAAGGGATTCTCAGTCTAACAAATATGGAAAAACCTTCTGCTATAAATACTCACTTGTTCAGCTTCAGAGAatccacactggagaaaggccttttgagtgtagtgaatgtgggaaatcttttaggC AAGCCACCCTCATCATacaccagagagttcacactggagaaagaccTTATGAGTGTGATGAGTGTGGGAAATCCTTTAGTCAGTGCTCCAACCTTATGAGCACTGCAGGATTCACAGTGGAGAAAAGGCCTTTTGAGTGTGAGGAATGTGGGAAATCGTTTGGGTGCAAATCCAACCTGGTTCCGCATCAGAGAACCCACACTGGAGAAAGACCTTATAAgtgcaatgaatgtgggaaattCTTCAGACAAAGCTTCACCCTCATTCAACACCGGAGAATTCACACCACAGCAAA GCCTTTTGAGTGTGGCCAGTGTGGGAAGATCATTGGCAGAAGAGCCATCTTCACAAAACACCAGAGGATTCATACTGGAGAAAGGCCATATAAGTGTGGTGAATGTGAGAAATGCTTTAGTCGAAGCACTAGCCTCATTCAGCACTACAGTATTCACACTGGTGCAAGGCCTTACCAGTGTGGCCAGTGTGGGAAATCCTTTAGGCAAAAGTCTGTTCTCCTTCAACACCAGGTAGTTCACAGTGGAGAAAGACCCTATGAATGCAGCAAATGTGACAAAGCCTTTAGCCAGTGCTCCGCCTCAATCTCCACCAAAATTTCACACCATGGAGAGGCCTCATGA